A region from the Onychostoma macrolepis isolate SWU-2019 chromosome 18, ASM1243209v1, whole genome shotgun sequence genome encodes:
- the si:zfos-464b6.2 gene encoding uncharacterized protein si:zfos-464b6.2 isoform X2 — protein sequence MWKCDVKYKRLESESEEKPSKKNICALKIFYLFSLLFLFIFIVYIYIQDYFKQAPYAKPKDSGLPTHPSLLTNLPILQTPNISTSSSPPSAKACGVQVKDGPVIKVSHLNTYVIGSYMEHRFDEKQIKTIAIVRRNDQATFSCVICCDGTTVTLSAQYSIHSDHFNFNYGTATITCTIKSTCLTPTHVAITARDVSGSVTSFQPIMNRDVLTTFPYEFTICISVMYDYKSVLNLVQSMEMFRLLGAQRVVIYKTNCDSDTQKVLDYYENKGFVEIIPWTIKKHIKVSRGWNINKSPGQLQYFGQLPALNDCVYRYMYQSRYVALHDLDELILPFKVKTWTELLPELETKYGSDVGFEFENNQFPFTAKAHADYEQDKWKNIQGVNIFNYIDRVPNLPNVFNNYKIIVNPRLVLKTTVHGLLESVNGRSTVWVNNAIARMYHFKNFTYPSNTNLVRDDHLWDYANDLIPAVSKVLQACGLIEA from the exons ATGT gGAAATGCGATGTGAAATATAAACGACTAGAGAGTGAATCAGAAGAAAAGCCATCTAAGAAGAATATCTGTGCATTGAAgatcttttatttgttttccttattatttttgtttatcttTATTGTCTACATTTATATACAAGATTACTTTAAACAAGCACCTTATGCCAAACCTAAAGACTCTGGCCTGCCAACTCATCCTTCCTTACTCACTAATTTACCAATCCTCCAAACACCAAACATCTCCACATCCTCCAGTCCTCCGTCTGCAAAAGCGTGTGGTGTTCAAGTGAAAGACGGGCCTGTGATTAAAGTCAGCCACCTTAACACATACGTGATTGGCTCTTACATGGAGCATCGTTTTGATGAGAAACAGATAAAGACGATTGCCATTGTTCGTCGAAATGACCAGGCAACGTTCAGCTGTGTGATTTGCTGCGACGGGACGACCGTGACATTATCAGCTCAATACTCAATTCATAGTGACCACTTTAACTTTAATTATGGCACCGCTACCATCACGTGCACTATCAAAAGCACATGTTTGACACCGACGCATGTTGCAATCACAGCCAGGGACGTCTCGGGGAGCGTAACATCCTTCCAACCTATTATGAACAGAGACGTTCTAACAACCTTCCCGTATGAGTTCACAATCTGCATCTCTGTCATGTATGACTACAAGAGTGTGCTGAATCTAGTCCAGTCCATGGAGATGTTCAGACTGCTTGGTGCTCAAAGGGTGGTGATATATAAAACCAACTGTGATTCAGACACACAGAAGGTTCTGGACTATTATGAGAATAAAGGTTTTGTGGAGATCATTCCGTGGACGATTAAAAAGCACATTAAAGTGTCTCGCGGCTGGAATATAAATAAGTCGCCAGGTCAGCTGCAGTACTTTGGGCAACTCCCTGCGCTTAACGACTGCGTTTATCGTTACATGTACCAAAGTCGCTACGTGGCTCTACATGACTTGGATGAACTCATTCTACCTTTCAAAGTAAAAACCTGGACGGAGCTGTTGCCTGAGCTTGAGACCAAGTACGGTTCTGATGTGGGCTTTGAGTTTGAGAATAACCAGTTCCCGTTCACTGCAAAGGCTCATGCGGATTATGAGCAAGACAAATGGAAAAACATACAAGGAGtgaatattttcaattatatCGATCGAGTACCCAACCTCCCTAATGTTTTCAACAATTACAAGATTATAGTAAATCCTCGGCTGGTTCTGAAGACTACAGTCCATGGCCTGCTGGAAAGTGTGAACGGAAGGTCCACGGTCTGGGTGAATAATGCCATCGCTCGCATGTACCACTTTAAAAACTTTACATACCCATCCAACACAAATCTTGTAAGAGATGATCATCTCTGGGACTATGCTAATGATCTTATACCGGCTGTTTCTAAAGTTCTACAGGCCTGTGGACTCATTGAGGCCTAG
- the si:zfos-464b6.2 gene encoding uncharacterized protein si:zfos-464b6.2 isoform X1, producing the protein MSITFLTHMLLSSVGMFSRGKCDVKYKRLESESEEKPSKKNICALKIFYLFSLLFLFIFIVYIYIQDYFKQAPYAKPKDSGLPTHPSLLTNLPILQTPNISTSSSPPSAKACGVQVKDGPVIKVSHLNTYVIGSYMEHRFDEKQIKTIAIVRRNDQATFSCVICCDGTTVTLSAQYSIHSDHFNFNYGTATITCTIKSTCLTPTHVAITARDVSGSVTSFQPIMNRDVLTTFPYEFTICISVMYDYKSVLNLVQSMEMFRLLGAQRVVIYKTNCDSDTQKVLDYYENKGFVEIIPWTIKKHIKVSRGWNINKSPGQLQYFGQLPALNDCVYRYMYQSRYVALHDLDELILPFKVKTWTELLPELETKYGSDVGFEFENNQFPFTAKAHADYEQDKWKNIQGVNIFNYIDRVPNLPNVFNNYKIIVNPRLVLKTTVHGLLESVNGRSTVWVNNAIARMYHFKNFTYPSNTNLVRDDHLWDYANDLIPAVSKVLQACGLIEA; encoded by the coding sequence gGAAATGCGATGTGAAATATAAACGACTAGAGAGTGAATCAGAAGAAAAGCCATCTAAGAAGAATATCTGTGCATTGAAgatcttttatttgttttccttattatttttgtttatcttTATTGTCTACATTTATATACAAGATTACTTTAAACAAGCACCTTATGCCAAACCTAAAGACTCTGGCCTGCCAACTCATCCTTCCTTACTCACTAATTTACCAATCCTCCAAACACCAAACATCTCCACATCCTCCAGTCCTCCGTCTGCAAAAGCGTGTGGTGTTCAAGTGAAAGACGGGCCTGTGATTAAAGTCAGCCACCTTAACACATACGTGATTGGCTCTTACATGGAGCATCGTTTTGATGAGAAACAGATAAAGACGATTGCCATTGTTCGTCGAAATGACCAGGCAACGTTCAGCTGTGTGATTTGCTGCGACGGGACGACCGTGACATTATCAGCTCAATACTCAATTCATAGTGACCACTTTAACTTTAATTATGGCACCGCTACCATCACGTGCACTATCAAAAGCACATGTTTGACACCGACGCATGTTGCAATCACAGCCAGGGACGTCTCGGGGAGCGTAACATCCTTCCAACCTATTATGAACAGAGACGTTCTAACAACCTTCCCGTATGAGTTCACAATCTGCATCTCTGTCATGTATGACTACAAGAGTGTGCTGAATCTAGTCCAGTCCATGGAGATGTTCAGACTGCTTGGTGCTCAAAGGGTGGTGATATATAAAACCAACTGTGATTCAGACACACAGAAGGTTCTGGACTATTATGAGAATAAAGGTTTTGTGGAGATCATTCCGTGGACGATTAAAAAGCACATTAAAGTGTCTCGCGGCTGGAATATAAATAAGTCGCCAGGTCAGCTGCAGTACTTTGGGCAACTCCCTGCGCTTAACGACTGCGTTTATCGTTACATGTACCAAAGTCGCTACGTGGCTCTACATGACTTGGATGAACTCATTCTACCTTTCAAAGTAAAAACCTGGACGGAGCTGTTGCCTGAGCTTGAGACCAAGTACGGTTCTGATGTGGGCTTTGAGTTTGAGAATAACCAGTTCCCGTTCACTGCAAAGGCTCATGCGGATTATGAGCAAGACAAATGGAAAAACATACAAGGAGtgaatattttcaattatatCGATCGAGTACCCAACCTCCCTAATGTTTTCAACAATTACAAGATTATAGTAAATCCTCGGCTGGTTCTGAAGACTACAGTCCATGGCCTGCTGGAAAGTGTGAACGGAAGGTCCACGGTCTGGGTGAATAATGCCATCGCTCGCATGTACCACTTTAAAAACTTTACATACCCATCCAACACAAATCTTGTAAGAGATGATCATCTCTGGGACTATGCTAATGATCTTATACCGGCTGTTTCTAAAGTTCTACAGGCCTGTGGACTCATTGAGGCCTAG